tgctgctgctgctgcttgcctgCTCCTCCTTAAGTATTTTCGCCAGGCTAAAGTGTTGCTTTGGCTGCTGTTCcacgtcgtcgtcatcatccaacagcagcGCCAGTTGCGCCTCCGCCTCGTCGTCGGCAGGCGTCGCTTTGATAAGCTTTTGCTTCTTCGATTTGGCCTTTTTGCTCAGCTTGGGTTGCTCATAGTCACCGCTGGCAAACTCCTCGGCAAAGTAGGAGTCGTTCATGTCAATGCCGTCGGGTATGGagtcgttgtcgctgtcgtgCGCCGCATCCGGATCAATGCCCTGGAGTTCCAGTTGCTTGCGACGACGCTGCTCTTTGCGCAGCTTATTCTTCTCGCTGCGCTTTTGCAGCACCTTCTCGATGGGCGTCAGTTGAGATTTAATGCTGGCTGGTTCTTTGCTGTCGCTTGCCTCGGGCGCATCAATATTCCAGGACATTTCCATTTCATAATCTTTCTCCTTGGACTTCTGCTCCTGTGCATTGATCTCGGCCAGCAGATTTTTATACTTTTCGATGCGCTCCTTTTGTTTGAGACGTTTTACTGACTGCTTCGGCGCTGCTTCTGACGCTTCCTTCGCTGGCttctttgtatttttctgTAGAGCGTCAGCCCCATCCTCTTCTTGCTCTTGCTCGTCCTCGTCTTCGTCCTCCTCGCTGCTGTAGGCAACAATCTGGCGCAGCTCCTTGTCGTTTAGCTGATCCACTTTGCCGCTGGACAGCTTGTCGCCCAGTTCTCGCCTGTCCAAAGCCGTCTCGTCCCAAGTTAGATCCACCTTCGCCTGCTGCAGCGCCGTGGTGGTAAACTGTCGCGGCTTGTAGTTGCTCGCATCCGGCAGCTCATAGCACTCGTCCGTGGGCATGTCCTCGGAGAAGCTGGTGTCATCTGGTATGAAGCGCAAATCCACACGCGTCGCAGAGCTCTCGTACTCGATGCCATCGCATTCATTGTAAACCTTCTCCGCTGTGGCGGGGCTGTCGCACTCGACGACGGCGTAGTAATAGCGCAAGCGATTCAGCTGGTACTGGCGTAGCTTCTCCATGTGATAGTCGTCGCCCTCCTCTGCATCGCTGTCCTGCTCACGTACCAGCTCCTCGTCGGAATCCGGCTCGCTTTCGGGCTGGGCGCTGACCAGCTCGGTGGGGCCATGCACATCCTCCTCGGCCATGCGCGCCTTGCCATATTCGGAGGGATAGATTTTGACGCTAAGAACACTGCCACCGGGCGGCAGGAAAGAGCTGAGCAAGACCATCAAGTCCTGGGCACGTATGCGATCCCAGTCCATGTTGCACACAGCTAGACGACGTGTGGCTTCCTCTGTGCATTCCGCATCCATATCCAGCTCACCCCAGACATGATCGATTTGCAGCTCTGGACCGTCCTCATCATCGGTGCTCTCCTCATCCGACGAGGAGTCGGTCATAAGGCGTCCCTCGCCGCGGGCATAATCGATATTTGGATTCGTTAGACGCTTGCGTAAGTTTTCAGGCACTTCGGAGCCATCTTCATCACTGTCCAGctgcaaaacatttttgacCTGGTCATCTTGTGTGATGGCCAGCTCTTCGGCCCGGCGCTCCTCATCCTCGTTGTCATTCGTCGCCTTTTTCTGCTCCTCATCCTCGTCCGAGCTCTCGTTATCATCGAGCTCGTAAAACTTACGCAGATCCTCGGCGTTTGTTTTATTCACAGGCCTGCCGTACTTGTCCACGGTGTACTTCACTTTAAACTTGTCATCGTCGAACATGCCCTGGAAGCGCTTGTCGATCTTCACCTTACGCTGTACCTTGGGCACGCCGCGAAAGCGCGGATCGGCCAGCAAATGCTGAAAGCGCTCGTCCTTCCATATGCCGCTCGCTTCTCCATCACCATTTTGGGTTTTAGCTGAAGTTGTAGGATTTTCCTGCTTCGAAGGTTTCTCCTGCTTCGAAGGCTTTGCTTTCGGCTTTATGGATTTATCCGGCTTTTTGGCCATGTTCTTACTGTTTAAATAAGCCAACAATACAGCAACACGTGCATAGAGATGTTCACAACATATCGATAGCCAAACATCTGTCTGAGCACAACCGATGATATCAATGTGagtgtaaatttaattttctaaaaCTATCGTATTAATCTTATATTTCCCCCAAGGCAAAAGACGTGCAAATAAGCTGAGGCTATATCTATTACACTTTGATATTAAAAAGATTTCATTCCAGACCTTCTCATTAGTATGCAGTTTATTATATATAGGCTCTTAGAAGTTGTCAATTTACAAATTTCGTGCAGAAACGATATCACTGAACGATGAATATCTAAAAGAGTGAAACTATCGTCACCGCTTCGCAATGAGCGAGCTGCTAACAATCGATAGCGATAGCTGCtaactataaatattaaatcttATCTTGGCGCAAgcagtataaatatttaaaagttaatataataataccAAAAGATCTGCTTGCATTCCCAATATTTATGTAGGTTCCaacttattttgattttttatataaatttgtttacatacaaatattaatgaaGGGTCTAATcgataatatttaaatatattataaaatttttactatatatacattcatacattcCCCTTAAAGTTGTTCattgaaaattaataagtTGAATCATTCAGGCTTGGAGGGATATTAAATTTCCGGTTAGGCGGGCACAACTGTCAACCGATGGCAGCACTAGGCTAGTATTGCCAGACATTGCGAGCCCTTAAATTCCAATGCTGCCAATATGTTGggcaatattttgattttgaagtGACTGTGACTACAGTTACTCGATGCATATataaacttcacaaaaaataacaaaaggctatttaccaaaatgtttaaatttcaaatgcatAAAAGCAAGCTGCAATGTACATTTTTAAGAGAAGCGACTGTTGTTTTATTATGTATTAAATAACATCTGTGACTTGTTTACCGAAAGTAACTGGTGCGTAGGGGTTGTGCATCACTAAGCTCATAAATATAAGtaaattattttgctttgcaattaaatatagaataatGTGCTTAGTAGCAATGTTTCATTTAGATCCATTAAATTTGCactaattgtttaatttaatgtgCTACAACGTCTCAGCTCGATGACAAGCACGAAGCAACGCTGCGCGCATGTgtagagcgagagcgagcaaCGCTGGTTTGCATAGCTCTCTGTGGACAGCTGCGTGCGCTACGCTTGGAGGGGGGGACttgcaaatttgtatttattactCATCCAGCGAGTATGATGCAGTCATCGAAAGATTTATAAAAACCAGGTCCAGTTGCAGGTCTAAGTTCGAGCTCGTTGCATATGCGCATAATTTGTTTAACAGATGTGCAATTTGTTGTGGGCgacataaaatataaagtgaATGCGAATTCAATACACCTACCAactgtgcgtctgtgtgtgcgtgcgtgcatgtatgtgtttatgtaAAGCCAAGTGAACCCCTCCGCCCCCTGTACATAGATTATTGGCACCACAACGCACAACGCCAGCTGCTGAGCGAAGTTAAATCGGGAGTGCAACCACGCCTGATGCCCGGCTTCCATCTCAATGAAATGGGCGAAATGGTCTTGGACGCCATCGATGACATTGGCGTGGTCGATGTCTACGATCTGGCATCGGATATTGGCAAGGAGTATGAGCGGATCATGGATCGCTATGGCACCGATGCTGTAAGCGGTCTGATGCCCAAAATAATCAATACCCTGGAGCTGCTGGAGGCATTGGCAACGAAAAATGAGCGCGAGAACTCTACAATACAGGAGTTGCGCGAGAAGATCGCCCAGCTGGAAAGCGAAAAGCTGGAGAAGGCAGAGTTTCGGCGACGCTTCGAAAAGGAATTGGAGCTAATTGAGGAGCAGTGGCGGAGCGAGACCAATGAGCTGGTTGATTTGGTTTCCTCGCTGCAGGACGAAAACAAGCGGCTGGTAAAGCAAACCCAAGACCTGCAATCG
This window of the Drosophila virilis strain 15010-1051.87 chromosome X, Dvir_AGI_RSII-ME, whole genome shotgun sequence genome carries:
- the LOC6635478 gene encoding ESF1 homolog; translated protein: MAKKPDKSIKPKAKPSKQEKPSKQENPTTSAKTQNGDGEASGIWKDERFQHLLADPRFRGVPKVQRKVKIDKRFQGMFDDDKFKVKYTVDKYGRPVNKTNAEDLRKFYELDDNESSDEDEEQKKATNDNEDEERRAEELAITQDDQVKNVLQLDSDEDGSEVPENLRKRLTNPNIDYARGEGRLMTDSSSDEESTDDEDGPELQIDHVWGELDMDAECTEEATRRLAVCNMDWDRIRAQDLMVLLSSFLPPGGSVLSVKIYPSEYGKARMAEEDVHGPTELVSAQPESEPDSDEELVREQDSDAEEGDDYHMEKLRQYQLNRLRYYYAVVECDSPATAEKVYNECDGIEYESSATRVDLRFIPDDTSFSEDMPTDECYELPDASNYKPRQFTTTALQQAKVDLTWDETALDRRELGDKLSSGKVDQLNDKELRQIVAYSSEEDEDEDEQEQEEDGADALQKNTKKPAKEASEAAPKQSVKRLKQKERIEKYKNLLAEINAQEQKSKEKDYEMEMSWNIDAPEASDSKEPASIKSQLTPIEKVLQKRSEKNKLRKEQRRRKQLELQGIDPDAAHDSDNDSIPDGIDMNDSYFAEEFASGDYEQPKLSKKAKSKKQKLIKATPADDEAEAQLALLLDDDDDVEQQPKQHFSLAKILKEEQASSSSSKRKRRKQLKKSKNSESKPQDEDNFQVNLNDERFNAVYKSHEYNIDPTHSNYKPTKGMQQLISEKLKRRQHQNEQQEVEVEQPAKKRSKQQLEQNALVKSLKMKIQQRKA